A window of Conger conger chromosome 13, fConCon1.1, whole genome shotgun sequence contains these coding sequences:
- the c5ar1 gene encoding C5a anaphylatoxin chemotactic receptor 1, whose translation MDDYDYGNSTDDYRDLIVEGPSALGPPQTAALVCYGLVFLLGVPGNAVVAWVTVFRMPRSANTQWFSHLALADLLCCLSLPLLMVPLARDQHWPYGWLGCKLLSGVFNLTMYCSVLLLVLISLDRWLLVSRPVWCQNHRTARRAGWACLGVWVLALLLSLPHALHMEERVMGRAKVVCESPPLTRAVAWTLEALRSVLGFALPFLVIVACHGVVYCRTVRGAGGARSPRTLRVICAVVVSFFACLLPLHVTSLAALLVPADSPRRPGVRLAGVLTLCLAYFNCCLNPLLYVCLGRSFKDSLRRSVRGLFSFLGEEPARGAPGSVNTKSTSDNLQEKSV comes from the coding sequence ATGGACGACTACGACTACGGGAACTCCACGGATGACTACCGCGATTTGATAGTGGAAGGCCCCTCGGCCCTGGGCCCGCCCCAGACGGCCGCCCTGGTGTGCTACGGCCTGGTGTTCCTGCTGGGCGTCCCCGGCAACGCCGTGGTGGCCTGGGTGACGGTGTTCCGCATGCCGCGCTCCGCCAACACGCAGTGGTTCAGCCACCTGGCGCTGGCCGACCTGCTGTGCTGCCTGTCGCTGCCCCTGCTGATGGTGCCTCTGGCCCGGGACCAGCACTGGCCCTACGGCTGGCTGGGCTGCAAGCTGCTGAGCGGCGTCTTCAACCTCACCATGTACTGCAgcgtgctgctgctggtgctcaTCAGCCTGGACCGCTGGCTGCTGGTCAGCCGGCCCGTGTGGTGCCAGAACCATCGGACGGCGCGGCGGGCCGGCTGGGCCTGCCTGGGGGTGTGGGTGCTGGCGCTGCTCCTCAGCCTGCCGCACGCGCTGCACATGGAGGAGCGCGTCATGGGCCGCGCCAAGGTGGTGTGCGAGAGCCCGCCGCTGACGCGCGCGGTGGCCTGGACGCTGGAGGCCCTGCGCTCCGTGCTGGGCTTCGCGCTGCCCTTCCTGGTCATCGTGGCGTGCCACGGCGTGGTGTACTGCCGGACGGTGCGGGGGGCGGGCGGCGCGCGGTCGCCTCGCACGCTGCGGGTCATCTGCGCCGTGGTGGTCAGCTTCTTCGCGTGCCTGCTCCCGCTCCACGTGACCAGCCTGGCGGCGCTGCTGGTCCCGGCCGACTCCCCGCGGCGGCCCGGCGTCAGGCTGGCCGGCGTGCTGACGCTGTGCCTGGCCTACTTCAACTGCTGCCTCAACCCGCTGCTCTACGTGTGCCTGGGGCGCAGCTTCAAGGACAGCCTGAGGCGCTCCGTCCGAGGCCTCTTCAGCTTCCTGGGCGAGGAGCCGGCCCGCGGGGCGCCCGGCAGCGTCAACACCAAGAGCACCAGCGACAACCTCCAGGAGAAAAGCGTgtag